ACAGGTAATGTTTGACATCGTGACATGCTCTCTTACATAAGTCTTACATAGTGCTTGCTGATATTCTTCATTTTTGCATATTTTGatactgaaaaataattctTATATTCTGTATTCAAATGGCAGGTTGTGCTATATACTGTGTGCTTAATTTTTTCAGCAGTGTTTATTAGATGCTATTTGTTGGCAGTTTCATTCTAATGGCAAAGTTTAGATTGAAGTACTTTAACTTAAGCTGCTGATATTTATGATTATCATAATTGTCTTAAATAAAGGGGCATTCTATTTAATAGAAACTGTAAGAAGTGGGGGAAAATGGAGGAGATCTAAAGGGAAACTAAATTTATGGCACCAGTACCTGTGTAAAAACTTAAAAGCAGGTTAAGAAACTGTTGTTTGGGATGCTGTGTTCTTTCTTACAACTTAGATATATTTGCTAAGAGCCAGGCCATGCTGGTTGATGAACTCAGTCGTTGCAGTGTGTTGGGCCTCACTCAGTTCAACTTCCACCCTGGGGCCTCCATGGGCTCCAGCAAAGAGCAGTGCTTCGAGAGAATTGCTCAAGCTATCAACCATGCTCACCAGCAAATACCTGCAGTCTGTACCGGTAAACTAATTGCTAATGGACCCCAATAATTAATTAGCTAGAGTGTGTATTTTTAAGATAATTTGGGCCAtagacataaaatgtttattaactCACTGTCTGTTTTGTAACTAGTTCTTGAAAATATGAGTGGACAGGGAAGCACTGTGGGTGGACAGTTTAACGAGCTGAAGAGCATAATTGACCATGTTCGAGATAAGACTCGTGTTGGAGTATGTCTAGACACATGCCATGCATTCGCAGCAGGTGAGGAGTGGAGAAGTATGTTTTACCCtagtaaaatttatttttctttgtaaaatatCAAATCCAACAGCATAATACAATAAGACACATTGTTTTAATCAGTCCCATGGCtcacattaatatacagtatatagttcaAATGTTGTAGGGAAACTCTACTTGTCTCTGCAGGTTATGACATTTCTTCAGCAGGAGGAGTGAAGTCTGTGCTTGATGAATTTGACCAGGTGGTTGGACTTCACTACCTGAGAGCTGTTCATCTCAATGACTCAAAAGGTGCCTTTATAAAATAGCAGTACCTTTATCTGTTTTTACTGGTTAACTAGTTGTCTAATTATTCCTTTTAAATACACTCTTCATGCATGTAGCAAAACTACTTTCTACTGCTTGCGTATTGCCATAATGTGTCACTTGTGCTTTACAGGTAAATTGGGCTGCCATTTGGATCGCCATGAGGACATCGGCCGTGGAAAGATTGGCATCTCTGCTTTCCGAAACATTGTGAACGAGCCTCGACTCGACAACATCCCTCTCATTCTTGAGACCCCTGGCCGGTAATTCTTAAAAACACCAATAGTCAAACATTCTCAATGAAAAGAATAGTCATTACTTGGGTAATTTATATTTGTGTCCTGTGTCCACAGCCCAGGTTTTGAATATGCTGAGCAAATAAAGCTCCTGTATTCTCTCTGTGAGGACTAGAATGCTTAGGGGCCTCTTCATTAGACAACTATAAACATTTTGTGTCCTGTTTGATTCtactcacatactgtacatttcatacaaacacacaataaacatAAATTGGGTTTAAATAATCTGTTAAATATTAAGTGTAAGTGATTGTTTGTACATTTGGAATTTAGCAGTTTAGTCAGCAGAGGGAGCTGGAAACAAGGCAAAAGTAATACACTAAGTAGAAACCCCCACTGTGAATCCTAAAATAGGTCTAATGATGCAATTCCGCTTTCATATTGTACTTTCATACGTTTTAAAGAATTTACTCAATCACTACTTTTCTGCTTTCCCAGCGCTGAGAATTGTGAGAGTGAGTAATTCACTGGGATATTCTTCCTCTTTCCCCTGTTCAGACTAATGCTTGTCCCTTTCATTTACTATTAGCAGGAAATgccatgtttttcattttattcttctATTGGGTGTTATTGGGTGGACAGTTTAGGTTACTGATTGAAGTTGCGGTTCTTCTTGAGGACACTGTGGAGGAAGGGGGTTAGTGTGAATTTTGACAGAAAGGGAAAGGTGCCTTGGTTAGGAAGTTTTCTCCGATTCACTGCCAGCCTACAGGAAATGCCAGTCACACACAAATCTGTTCTAACAGCCTCGGCCTCTGGATTGGATCACTGGGTTAGACAAGACTGTACAGACTGTAGAGCAATAAAAGTTACACTGATTGGGTTTATTTAGCCTTTGCCTGATATGTAGTTTCTCCAAAAGGCAGATACAAATGTGAATGAACACTGATATAACGCAATCTTTggaaatacaaatacaaaacacagTATGAGTACAAGTTTTTCTCTGACTGTGATGGATTCCAAAAGGGATTTCTTCACAAGGCCTTTGCTTGATTCTAGGATactaaaaataattcaaattgcTTTTTGATTGCTTTCTCTCTTAAACAAAATTGATTAAAGCAAAACAGTAAGTAAAACCATTCtttgacaaaaaatatatattgactTTTGCCCAAGACACAGTCAAGTGAGGCCAAACCACTTGTATGTGACAGAATTCCTGTTAAATAGAAGTGGAGCCTTTGCTTGCAATTAAAGCATATACTGCTTCATATGTGGTTAACCTAAatgtcacacacaaacagctctGGCAACTGCTGAAAGATTGTTTGAAAAAATGCCCATTCGACATTAACTGTACGTTGGGTGACTCTGGAATTAACAACTCAGTTAGGTATCATTTAAAGCTCAGCTGGATAAGATCACTGGGTGGAGGACTGGGACAGCCTGCCTTTTGGTAGGTAGGAAGGCGAGTGCATGTATCAGTCAGAGGTTCCAGTGGAAGTACCACACAGACTTTCTGTCATGTTCCTGCTCAATTTGCATTTCATACTCAATCACAGGTGatctaatatacagtacatagatTTGCATATGACCAGAAGACCGAAGGCTCACTTGATTTGGGCATGTTATTTTATGAAAGCACAAAAGCAGCATGTGTAGCAGATTTATCTCAGAGAATGAGTTGGTCCACATGCAGCACAACAAAATCAGATGTGTAGATCTTCCTGTGCccaaaaaaacaagcaatgaAATAAACATTCAGCAAGCGTGGCTGTATAAGGCCTT
This is a stretch of genomic DNA from Ictalurus punctatus breed USDA103 chromosome 13, Coco_2.0, whole genome shotgun sequence. It encodes these proteins:
- the si:ch211-141o9.10 gene encoding probable endonuclease 4 isoform X1, giving the protein MGPHKRGEKRRKERDLVKMEEVEDSAELGEPSEDGTEEMAREKKGRTEEQKKYIGAHVSIAGGIWKAVEASVDMGGHSFGLFLGSQRTWQRPALDQTAAVKFQQACTQHGFDPKQILPHGSYLMNCGSPKEDIFAKSQAMLVDELSRCSVLGLTQFNFHPGASMGSSKEQCFERIAQAINHAHQQIPAVCTVLENMSGQGSTVGGQFNELKSIIDHVRDKTRVGVCLDTCHAFAAGYDISSAGGVKSVLDEFDQVVGLHYLRAVHLNDSKGKLGCHLDRHEDIGRGKIGISAFRNIVNEPRLDNIPLILETPGRPGFEYAEQIKLLYSLCED
- the si:ch211-141o9.10 gene encoding probable endonuclease 4 isoform X2, translating into MGPHKRGEKRRKERDLVKMEEVEDSAELGEPSEDGTEEMAREKKGRTEEQKKYIGAHVSIAGGIWKAVEASVDMGGHSFGLFLGSQRTWQRPALDQTAAVKFQQACTQHGFDPKQILPHGSYLMNCGSPKEDIFAKSQAMLVDELSRCSVLGLTQFNFHPGASMGSSKEQCFERIAQAINHAHQQIPAVCTVLENMSGQGSTVGGQFNELKSIIDHVRDKTRVGVCLDTCHAFAAAGGVKSVLDEFDQVVGLHYLRAVHLNDSKGKLGCHLDRHEDIGRGKIGISAFRNIVNEPRLDNIPLILETPGRPGFEYAEQIKLLYSLCED